From the Helianthus annuus cultivar XRQ/B chromosome 17, HanXRQr2.0-SUNRISE, whole genome shotgun sequence genome, the window TTTTCACAAACGTTGCCCACTCCGGATAAATACCGTCTGTGAGATAGTACCCATACTTATACTCCACGTTGTTTTCATAGAATGAAGTATCTGGTGCAACACCATCTATGACATGGTCTAAAAGATTCGAAGATTGTAAAACTGCGATGTCATTGTTCGCACCCGCTATGCCAAAGTAcgcatgccaaatccataaatcttgATACGCGACCGCTTGTAATATTAGGGTAGGACCATCGTGGTCACTACGATGGTGTTGCTCTTTCCAAGCAGTTGGACATGTCGCCCATGTGACAACCGATAATTTACGGCTCTTAGTTACGCGCAAAACGAACATTAGGATGATTATAAGTATAGTTTAAgacgcaaattaacttaattaggcttttGTAGTgcaaaacgccatattttactatataccattcaactTAGAAACGACAAAAAAtccaaacatcaaagattccaatcGATGTTTCTTTGAGATACACTTTTTTCTCGGTAAAGTTTCACTCAATGTGATGGGCAAAATCCTTATGTGGGGATATTTTCCATCTCACTGAGAAAAATATTATTGAGTTTATCCTCAAtataaacgccaaaacatacaaaaaccacAAATTGCAAACGTCGTTTCTTGGAGATTCagttttgttctcaataaagtttcactgaatggggtggacaacattttTAGatatctttcttaactgaggattaacaatgttgtccatctcattcagcaaaatactATTGAGTTTAGCATGACCAAATTAGAGGTTTAAGGTACTTTTATATAGTAAAAGGTGTTCTTTTTTTTGGCATTTGGTTTGTGTGTCCGatcttatattgtttgttatgtaacATCCAAGTAACATGTTATGAACAATAATTAGAAAAAAAGATGGGAAAAAAATAGAAATATGCTATATAagagatataaaacgccaaattcCAATTTGTGTGTGTTctgcaaaaaataaaaaaaaatacaaaaatgccAAACTACTCTCCGCTTGCTCTCGAAGACCGTGTTGATTTTCTTTTAATTATGGCCTTTTTGCATGTCGATGTGTAGTGTCCGTAGCCTTTGCAATTCGGACACTGTCTTTCTTTGGCCCCTGGTTCGACATTGATTTCGTTTTTTCAATTGCTACCTCCTGTTTAGATTTCAGGTGCTTCCGACATCCAGAACCTTTCGACTTATACCCAACAGGGACTCTTATCGGATTCTTGTCGTTTTTATATTGACCGGTTATCTCCGCAAATCTATCCCTAGTACTAGCGGGAGGAGCAACAATCTGTATATCTTGAACCTTCTTCATATAAGATTGAAcatgatccttgtataaggatagcTCCTCCTTATTACCAGATAAATGGTTCAAAGTATACTCCATTGAAAAAAATAATTTCTCGCATCATACTTTGCACATCGGGATCAAGCTTTGTCATATATTCACGACTAATAGAGTATTCGGGGGAGTAGTTTGGGGAAGCCTCTTTACACCATCTATTTAAaatgtattgttttggaaatttCCTAATGTccaaacttctcaaaacatagaaTATATGTCTACATAGCAAACTAAACTGCTCAAAACGCCTGCATGAGCAATTGCTTGTGCAATCAGACTTACAGTACATTACCTGAAAAAATGCCAAAAACAATCTCTATACGCCATGCAGAGAATGTTtgtataaaaaacaaataaaaaaaacacaacaaCTGGATAAAAACACAAATTAAATGTTATAATAGAATATGATAAACACCATATAAAAAACGCCATTGTTTACCTCAAATAAGGATGTACAAGGCTGCTGGAAatcatttatgtaaaacttaacaaacccatcgggcTGATCTTCGTAACATTGGTTTATGCAATCCGCAATTCCGGCTCAACTTGAACGTCGCAAAAAATATTTTTCGTGTATATGAAATGGGGAGGATGAGGGGTTAGGCTTACCGAAGTGAAAAAGATCCTTGCTCCGCCGGCTGCCGGAGCTGAAACACCACCGCCGGTGTCAATACTTCTTGCCGGGAAAAAGGTGCTACCTCCACCACCGCAATCCTCCCTCACCACCTCCCGCACACCCCCACCTACCTCTGCCGTCGCCGACCACCGTTCCTCTACTTAATCTTCAAACCCCATCAGGTATTTTTCACCACGATTTCCTTTTTTCATACTTCACAACTTCTTCATTATACTCTGTGACAACTGgccaaaaccggtaatttccgtactattttattaattatttatccttgcaattatgtgcttaaacgtCCAATATTCGTGCATGTTTTATACCTCCAATATTGCATTGTGCGTTACATTAAGCGTTGCGTTagaaagactagtaaactcaccggtaagacacactgtgtcagcaCTTccgcagaaagcagtcagacaatagatttagggcctaggagtaggtccaacATCAAAAACACATTAAAACCAAGTgtggatacaagggttaacatatacaCTTTCCGGAAACTAAACTATGCACTAAAAGACACCGAAACtcactttaaatgctgaattctgcagaaaatcagcTAAAAAAGCAATTTAACACCAATATATTACGCAAAATTGATGTTTTAGTGTCCAGAATAACTtacaaagtgttgggaattgaaactgtcacaaaaggtgcTTCATACCTAGTAAAACTGCGCAATTTAATACTTTAACGAACCATTAACAAACGAATAACCGGAAACTATCCAAAACATCAAAATTaaactagaagcattgtttttatgatattaagCTAGTATtcaccttaaaaatcataaaaacacctaaacacacttaaacAAACCTAAACCTTCTAGTTTACACTTTAAACCTCAACTTTCAAATTTTTACATAATACCCCCCCTTATGTTGTAACCGGCCCAAGTGGACCCCACACCCACTTTCACTTAAAATTATTAGTCTTGTGTATTCTTGATATGGAACATATAACCTTATGGATAAAGAAAATGTTGGAAATTATAATTAGTAACCAAAAGACCTTCACTTATCATTTTCACCATTCAAAacctcatcttcttcttcttcttcttcttctcttcttcttacCTACGGCCACACCTCCATCCCCACACACCTTCATTTTCAAACATCTTACAACCATTCCAAGCATGAAAAAAGGTGTATGAAGATGATCTAAGGGAGCTACAAGTGCTAGAAGTTGAAGGACCATCTAGTGGAGCTTTTAACCTCTCATTTACAtcattcttcatcttcttctttgttgtgccacttccctagccactagagctagtagtaagcatGCTAAACTCTATTTTAGTTCATATTAATGTTATGTACAAGTCACACCATCTAAGAAACTAAACTTTAAAAGATGAAAATGTAAAGATCTAACATAACCATGAAGAAAACAAGTGATTTTAGTGGTTTTTGGTGTATGTGAtgaagttgttgttgttgaatcTTATGTGTATGTTTAGATCTAGTATGTTAAGCTTGTTagaagcttagatctaacaagtttaagcatggatcttgaaagatccatggttaaacttgaagatgaacttgTGAAACACTTATGTGAACTTGAAAGATGATTTTGAAACATGATCTTGTATTCTTGAACTCACAAAGTGTATGTAAAACTAACTTTTGAAACTAAAATTCATGAAAAATTTGTTATAAATTCATCAAGAGGCTTGTTTATGTAAGATTCAAGATTGTTAAGTATGGATCGTGAAAGATCCATGATGCAACATGGTTTTAAACATAAAGAACTTTTTAATGAACATAAAAATGGTTTTTGAACATGATTTTCAAGACTTTGAAACCATAAAACTCATGGATGGATTAGTTAGTAACTTAAAGTTTCATAAAAagtttgtttaaaatttacaagaaCATTTGATTTGGGAAGATCATGGTATGTAAAGTGCagatctaaaagactacacattattaacaaaaatcaagttcacCATAATGTTTTACGGGAAGAAATTAGTGTAGGTTATTTGTGAAAATTGTTGGAAATTGTTTTCGgtgatgaaaagaaaataaacacatgttttgaaaacatgggaaacctccatttttaggggaaaccatgtcaaaatttttataaaattttgacacttagaaaaatataagttttgatgaaacttattccccaaaaattcatttaaaaataTTTATCAAGGTGTCCTAATTTATGTACAAATTACAAGCTAAGAAATAAGAATTTCTTCAAGTTAAAAtcaatattaagtatgtatatttttaggaaaaatatatgtatttagTGATCACCacattttgtgctaagtgtatattatgtgtattatatgtagtagtgtattaggatgatgaaaatacactaagtactcccaaggagtatcaccaacaaaaaacacataaaaatacaTGACACATACCCAATATTACTCATGCAAAATAATCCATAAAAGGGATATGGACAaacacaagaaaatatatttgcaTAAATATATTGGACGATTCGGACAATGGACACCTTGgacaaaatatataaatattccGGAAATTTAACTCGTATCTTGACAAATTTGGTAAACGATACTCTCAAAACCGAACAAACGACAAAGTACGTATTTTTACAATTATCAtgaaaatatatcatattttgtcaacttgaaaatatattatttgaaaatatattattttggagtgtaaggaaatatatattttcataaacaaCTCAAAATTATATTATTTCGGTGGAAGCTAAAAATGTATATTTTCTAACTTTGAActtaaaaatagattatttttaagatatatgaTACATACATATTTTACCAAGTCAAATTATAGATATTTTTTCTataaaattttcttaaaaaatttatatattttaagcgTATAAAAATGGTGATTTTAATAATGCAAAAACAATATTCCGGAAAATTACACCTAAATTAAGTATGAAATAgttaataaatacaagaaaatacgtattcctATACGTATAAATACATACCGACGCGACATACACTTCCAACACTTGGTAAAATGCCCATAAACAAGTATTATGCATAAATATGAGAATGCAAAATAACATACTCAAAATACAAGTATACTTACCTAAGTATACTTACacaaaataatattgaaaatattatGTAACAAATTACTTATacttatttttgggaaaataatataagtaacatatttggaacaagttaaaaatatagatTATTTTTAACACCTATCATTTGtcaaacattacataaacaaATATAGTTTCGGGAGTAAAATAAATATTCACAAGCAGACAACACCGAATTCAAAGTATGATGACGCGGCAAACGGGCGAGACCCGACAAACAAGGGCACGACCCTCACAAATGTTGAACATACAAAAGACGAATGCATAAActtaagatggtgacttgtacttgtgtgtTACAACTCTAGTGATTAACGTACATAGTACACATATAGGCTACGAGGCCTACAAAACACGTCGGTGAAGTTTACGACACAAGTTACGCAAAACCGTGTTTTCGATTTATAActttcgggggtgaaatacatgtcaaCTTGGATATGATTCAGCTAAggaatgaactattagatcatgtgagcataggctgaaactgaagtgccattaatccttttaaggaccacaaaacaaaggttagatctaatgggtacgggcgagccccgctcacggtccatgggtgaccacttagagtgctatTATGTCCCAGTcaaggtgattcgacactaaaaatcgTCTACTCGagttgagtacttcctatgtcgtcacatatattaatgtccttgcaaaacattaatgatcaaaatgttcatagacgctttacatacctatTTTCAACACtggaactttcaaatgtttttgagatTCATTTGGTGCACATAAATttaaaacgcatgaactcgctcaacttttgttgatgttttcaacttGCATGTACTTCAAGGAAATAGATGGATCTTGGTGCCAACGTTACTTTCAAGCTTTTGAGTTTCATGTCTCGATAACATCCACTTTTGGAGGGTTTGATTCATATATCTCATCCTTGATGAGATATAGGATGCAAAGCCTCATGAATCTAAACTTTTGTTAAATAAGTCCTTTATGGAACTTTAGAACTTGTGCTGGTTTGTAACTTAAACTAAATACTTGTGATGGTTTAAAACTTAAACAACTTGTGGTTTgtaatgttttgaaacttatgaaTGGATGGACATCATTTGAtttaatcatgtagttgtttgttatgatcgaatgcaatgaaaacTGATCAAGTCACACGTATACggttccgcaaaagtcagggtgtgacatactCACAGATGAAAGAGTGGTGGTGGAGGGGAATTGGATGAGGGGAAAATGAAAGAGATCTGAGATTGATTTTTGAAGATCAGGGGAAGATGAGGGGAGATAAAAAAGATTTGAGATTGATTTTGAatgatagagagagaaagtgacctTATATAGCCCTCGAAATTGCAAAATGTCAGTGTTGGTTAATTTACAAAAATACCCCTCAAATATAATAACATGTTTAATGAGGTGTCAAATTTTTATTGGTTAATATTGGTTCCTACGGTTCTCGCAACTCGGCTTGGTTCTCGATTGAACCgggtcctatatatatatatatatatatatatatatatagtaggagctgggtagaaagtgggtttttccTAAAAAGTCTAGGAAGGAATCAGAATGCGACATGTGACATTGAAGAtttttaactagaagggcaattgtgtactttcacattctatttttatttttggaatttatcTTCATTAACTAACTATCCATGTCCATATTTTGTAACCATTTTTCTCCATGATTTTCTGAATAGTTTGTTTTCGAAATCTAAATCaatcgcatattccattgttcagaagattactggagattatcagcatgttcttggtgctgtgttttaacagtttacagggctaaagtcaaTCTTTTTATAGATCCCATAATATAAAGGTGGTTTTGTAATTGGTAGATTACTGTTTTGTAATCTGCTTGCagttaaaacacaacgtcaagaaatcctccagcattaccagcatggatggtaaaacacagcgtatgaatctgcttgctgttaaaacacaactgtatgaatctgaatgctaaaacacgaCTGTATggatctgtttgctgttaaaacacaattgtatgaatctgaatgctaaaacacaactatatgaatctgcttgctgttaaaacacaactgtatgaatctgaatgctaaaacacaactgtatgaatctgcttgctgttaaaacacaactgtatgaatctgcttgctgttaaaacacaactgtatgaatctgaatgctaaaacacaactgtatgaatctgcttgctgttaaaacacaactatacgaatctgaatgctaaaacacagctgtattaatttgcttgctgttaaaacacatcgttaAAAAAACGGAGATGATACGAACAacatttgaatggtgatgatgaactcggagatggtggagatggagaagtgttttaatttgatccggtgctctccgtcctttctaaagttatcttcttccatgattgtagttatttttggtagggattggggtttcgaagatgggtttggagagagagagggaaaatcacGTGAAATTAGGGACTGGGTTTGACTGAcagttatctaattgatttaaaacacgatatattgacaaaattgcccctagtcttttaaaacaatgaattaaataaactaaaaaattacaagattgccattgacttcatcttaaccattaaacacacccattggatggcccagatcgcttcctagactttctaggaaaaacacactttccgtaggatccctactctatatatatatatatatatatatatatatatatagggtcgggatttagagaaaacagtagaaagtgtgagaacgatgaGAACGCTTATCAATCGTTCGATCAAAACAATATATGGACTAGATTGGagcggtgacattttcgtaaataacatcaattttatatGTGGACGTGCTACAataagggtaaaagcgtcttttgactactccaaacaaaacgccatctcatgaaaataaaacgccaaaacaaaaatcacacagcaTTCTgctaaaaacgccattagatatgaAACaacaaacttaattatagtaaaatccccCCTAAAAAAACcgcaaaaaaatcctatatatacaacaactccgaccttcaattaaaaaacacaaacaaaaaccccaaacgtcatatttaatatataccattcgactgataaacgccagaaaacccaaaaatcaaatatattgctgtcaataaagtgtagctgtatggtgtggacaacatttccagttatctttcttaactaaggattaacaatgttatccaacaccatacagcaacactttattgattttagcatgatcaaatttacagttttaagatggtttattttggggcgttctttttctcggtaaaacgccaaaaaagataacattttggctgaaagggtgtaaactcaataacattttgctgcatgagatggacaaaaattatagaaaaagaggctgatttcatacgaaagtcgaaacagccagtgaagatgcttcaaaagaagaaagagactggtgacagtgaagattttgaagatgaatatttttttgtttaattttctttttcagctgaTTGTTATTTAATTAACAACgccatatctaataaaaacgACAAAAAGGCAAATGTCTTACACCTTTGGCGTTTATCAAAACatcataaaattactttggacaagtattataaaaaaacttttttttatgtattctttttttattttccttttgaGTTGATTGTTGAATAATAAAAACGCCacatataataaaaacgccaaagcagccaaaatgcttgtttaaacgatatcatcccGTTAAACGCCCCCCCAAAACTctaaaactataataaaattagtttgaaaaagtataataaaaacctaaaaaaatataaaataaaatataaaataaaatataaaatataaaaaacaaacttTAAAATGTAATTAGAAACAGTAACTTCAAACAGAAAAACTGAAGATAGGGAAAACTTATTATATtggaatctaaaacgccaaacttgaaagatgggacatgttacagacttcagagataaagcctgtcaaaaacagtaattacaaacagtaactgaaaagacgaatactttattataataacgcaccgcctaactgtaggtccctcggaggttgaggttaaaccttatccttgttatgtttaacactctagcaagtgcggaatccaagctagaatgcaaaccgatagtttagatgagaacaaaagctacaaagagaaagagtagacacacaagatatcaaagttttcccttgtatttcagtggacacggttacagcccttgaccaaactgaaaatgctctctacaagacttggttcactcacatacaCTGTCTAAGGACTTGCTAAGGACTTACTGTGAAGTGAAACCATacatggtatatatatacccataacagattgcatgctcgaaggataagatagtctggtcgaaggatcatctatcgaccagaaatctaccgaaggatccatacatacctcgaaggatgatatatccttcgaggtccatctgtatccatcgaaggttgtctttcgaggtcatcgaaggatataaaccatccttcgatgacatccttcgaagcaaacAAACTTACAACCTTAGTGTttactgtttggccaagtcaaaccaggaggatggttgacttggtcaaacttacaatcAAACACATATACAAATCAACACAaaacgtaaacaagactaacaaagacatcgttttataacattacaaaatacagacaaagtacagacacaagtgcaccaacaaactcccccttggctgtagctttgtctcgatcttcgtgtctttaagtctcggacgtcctttcaactgtcaaatgatgcgatgaccatgcacttcccgcattaaccagtagattgaagcagtacaaggccatcttctgGAACTTCATTGCTTGTTCACGATCTCTAACCAGGTAGTTGATCTCGTGATCCttaagaacaataatatccgacctggacatgttagtaatccacatcggatctattattcgaaagttctcttgactatctcggaataagatcacggcttctccagtatccgcatcatagacccagcaacgaaagtttcctagaaagtctgtcttcattttcaacaaaggtatcttcttcatcacttttggaggatcataaaccaaACGATAGCGAGCAGTGTTAGTTTCTGGATCAAGcgtaaacctgatctgctcgtatcgaggaaactgcggcttgtatagaggatccttccaaccccttcttctttccaacctgatcttctttgcaaacagatccaccatcttgtCTTCGACTCGGTTAATAACATCAAGTTGAGCCAAAACTGCAACATCATAGTACGGAAGtgaaagaatgctgagaagagatcTGAAGTACTGAAGACCGCATTCTCGTTTCACTACCATGCAGTGAAGTTCCTTAACGAACATCCAACTAATGATACGACCCCGAGCTTTATTCTTTTCCAGACTCATGTAATTAACCTgatccaacggagcgagcggaggaggattcctagctaggaaatccgctcgccattcgttcactgtcttctcacggttttcttgagctgtcggagaatctgaagaaagattggcaaattctgctgtcttttctgccacatactcatcatcaagagcattaaCCTCCGCATTATCTAGCCCAACAtagacaggacgttcaggatccgaaccgatgaagatttcatcaattgtagagaaatcggtttggtcctgaaccaacggagtagcatcaatcatgtTCACATCAACTTCATCCAATTCCGTCAGAGCCAGTACCTGTTCATCAGACATTTCGgtaacatgttctccctcttctaacagtTCACCCGTTACTGGATGATACTGATGAGCCactgaggattcagggagatctgcaaACGCTTCTGGTTCCAGACTAACATGCTCAAGCCCTGTCGAAGTTTCTAGCGTTTCTGTCTGCTCAGATGGGCCAGTGGTAGCTGTtgaaggagcagtaggagcatcttgagatgtgccagacccacctgcagcaccggatgcagttgcaccggaacctgaggcagctggttgatccggatttgctgcatcatcatCCTTGTCATCTCCACGCTTTGAGGGAACGATGCCTAATGCATTGCACCTTTCATTCCACAGCGTACCTACTTTGTATTCCAACTTCTTGAAGTTTGCTTGAACAGGCTTGAAGCCTTCTATTAATCGATCATCGCGATTTTTATAGCGCTCTAACAGCTCTTCATGCTTCTGCCTTAGTGCTTTTGCCTCATTCTCCAACACAGTACTATGCCATTTCATTATCTCGACCTCCCTATCACGAGCCCTGTTGGCTTCTTTCAACCTTTCGATCTCTATAGCCTGTTCCTTAATCTTGAGATTCTGAGCATTAACAATTGAACACAGCGTGTTGTGTGCCACCACATCCTGTGTTCGCTgcacacgatactcttcaattgttcttgtatgccgaccgactatggaacccaattcaccgacttgttcgatcaggaaTTGAATCTTTTCAGCTTCAGATAAGACAGACAAAGTTTCTACCAGAGTCGGTCgcgaaggctcaggtcctgaggagccagactgaccagcctgaccagaagcacctgttggaccagtaataacaagaggaggtcggacatgtgtacctgaggcgggagttgcaggcggctgttgatcaacagacaccgtgcgcgtcccagaagacctctgaggagaagacatcAGGTCCAGCATCTCTGATGCAGTCAGTTGATCACTAACAGGAGGCAGCTGTTGCTCTGGAGCAGTTGAAAGCTGAATAGAAACAGGAATAGAGGAATCACCAGCCGTTTTCTTTGATGCACGAGTACCCTGTCTTTTTGCTTTCCTCTTTCTAATAAAACCCGGAGCAGCAGGGATATAATcctcatctttgtcagattctccAGTTCTAACCGTCTTCTCTATTCGTTCAAAACGGAGATTCCCGCGATTATCATAGACCTTTCgcatccctggaggaggaggattatcatcctcagaagacgaaccatcgtcaccagaacctccttcatcttcagaagatgaactaCTGTCATACACTAGTTTCCTAGGCTCATCTACCTTTCCTTTACCCTTGTCAGTTGCAACATCACCTGACTGAGTAGCAGGACCACCATCTCCACTTGCACTACCGCCTGTCTCACCAACTAcagtaccaccatcaccacctgcacTAACATGAGCATCAGGATCAACAAACACTCCCTGAACTTCTTCAGCAGCAACATTAACATCAACTTCAACAtgtgctgcagcactagaactgccagcagatctcttgctt encodes:
- the LOC110924752 gene encoding uncharacterized protein LOC110924752, whose protein sequence is MFVLRVTKSRKLSVVTWATCPTAWKEQHHRSDHDGPTLILQAVAYQDLWIWHAYFGIAGANNDIAVLQSSNLLDHVIDGVAPDTSFYENNVEYKYGYYLTDGIYPEWATFVKTLSWPDDEKRMYYKKKQESARKDVERAFSVLKMRWSIIAHRRDIGGLGQSVLWRKL